In the genome of Pelobacter seleniigenes DSM 18267, one region contains:
- a CDS encoding efflux RND transporter permease subunit — translation MSESPKKHTFATRIVDHFLEGNLSVILILLAVIAGIAALTLTPREEEPQIVVPLADVYVHMPGASAAEVEKLVSTRLEKLLWQVDGVEYVYSMSRPDLAIVTVRFYVGEDRIASLVKLHNKISTHIDIVPPGVTGWVIRPIGVDDVPIVNLTLYSDTESDHQLRRVAEEAIDRLQAVEDTSRTELIGGRPRQILVDVDPAALASRGLDLFSVQQALQAANLELPSGSFEQNNRQILVRGGGFLQSAEEVSQLIIAVRDGAPVYLQDVAKVSDGIAEPETYTRLRFGPAEADANPGQEYQAVHIAVAKKKGTNAVTVARDVIAKLNSLKGDVIPDDIHIKVTRNYGETANHKVNELITHLVIAVVTVLALVLFALGWREAFIVAVSIPIIYSLTLLVNYWFGYTINRVTLFALVLALGLLVDDPIVDVENIYRHFKMKKEPPREAVLTAVDEVRPPVIVATLAVILSFLPMLFITGMMGPYMRPMAVNLPLTMLMSLLVAFTVTPWMTYHVLKGEYGKVEEGAFVLEETRTYKIYRKLLMPFIKHRGYAWLLIGGVVVLLLISVAMPALNLVPLKMLPFDNKNEFQLVLDLPEGATLEETDAAARDLEDYLATVNEVTDFEAYVGTASAIDFNGMVRHYYMRHGANLADIRINIAPKGKRAQQSHEITLRLRNDLTAIANRHGALLKIVELPPGPPVIATLTAEVYADDGIDYAGQLAATELVRKRMATEDKVVDVDTSIEAAQRQLQFVPDRDKLALAGLTTAELAKTLQIALSGAQVGTLHVDSERNPLPILLRLPVEKRSSTEVLNNLQLQGPNGNLIHLSELGHFVEQRLEPTIYHKNLRRVSYVFGEMAGKSPVNAILNLQQHFKEHPLPLGTSVVWSGEGEWKITLDVFRDLGIAFGAAMVLIYLLLLVETGSYVMPLIIMAAIPLTMIGIMPGFWLLNLVADHPVGGYGTPVFFTATAMIGMIALAGIVVRNSIILIDFIHHALKRGVPLDEALVESGAVRLRPILLTAGAALLGNWIITLDPIFSGLAWAIIFGVFASTAFTLIVIPVVYWLIYGKKTKPDNNL, via the coding sequence TGCTTTGGCAGGTCGACGGGGTCGAATACGTTTATTCCATGTCGCGTCCCGACCTGGCAATTGTCACGGTCCGTTTTTATGTCGGCGAGGACCGGATCGCTTCTTTGGTCAAGCTGCACAATAAAATATCCACCCATATCGATATTGTCCCGCCCGGGGTGACCGGCTGGGTGATCAGGCCAATCGGGGTCGATGACGTCCCCATCGTGAATCTGACCCTCTATTCGGATACCGAGTCCGACCATCAGCTCCGCCGGGTCGCCGAAGAGGCCATCGATCGTCTGCAGGCGGTCGAAGATACTTCCCGAACTGAACTGATCGGCGGGCGCCCGCGGCAGATCCTGGTGGATGTCGACCCGGCGGCGCTGGCTTCGCGCGGGCTGGATCTGTTCAGCGTGCAACAGGCCCTGCAGGCCGCCAATCTGGAATTGCCCTCCGGCAGCTTTGAGCAGAACAATCGTCAGATCCTGGTGCGCGGCGGTGGCTTTCTGCAGAGCGCCGAGGAGGTTTCCCAGCTGATTATCGCGGTCAGAGACGGGGCGCCGGTCTACCTGCAGGATGTTGCCAAGGTCAGTGACGGGATCGCTGAGCCGGAGACCTACACCCGTTTACGCTTCGGTCCGGCTGAAGCGGACGCGAATCCCGGCCAAGAATATCAGGCGGTGCATATCGCCGTGGCCAAGAAGAAGGGGACCAATGCCGTTACCGTGGCCAGGGATGTCATTGCCAAACTGAATTCCCTGAAAGGGGATGTCATCCCGGATGATATTCATATCAAGGTGACGCGCAACTACGGGGAGACCGCCAATCATAAGGTCAACGAACTGATCACCCACCTGGTCATTGCCGTGGTGACTGTACTGGCCCTGGTGCTGTTTGCCCTCGGCTGGCGCGAGGCGTTCATTGTCGCGGTCTCCATCCCGATCATCTATTCGCTGACCCTGCTGGTCAATTACTGGTTCGGCTACACCATCAATCGGGTCACCCTGTTCGCCCTGGTGCTCGCTTTGGGGTTGCTGGTGGATGACCCTATCGTCGATGTGGAGAACATTTACCGGCATTTCAAAATGAAGAAAGAGCCGCCACGCGAAGCGGTGCTGACCGCCGTCGATGAAGTCCGGCCACCGGTGATTGTCGCCACCCTGGCGGTGATCCTGTCTTTTTTGCCGATGCTTTTTATCACCGGGATGATGGGGCCGTACATGCGTCCCATGGCCGTCAACCTGCCGTTGACCATGCTCATGTCGTTGCTGGTTGCCTTTACCGTCACTCCGTGGATGACCTACCATGTGCTGAAAGGTGAATACGGCAAAGTTGAGGAAGGGGCGTTTGTCCTCGAGGAGACCCGCACCTACAAGATTTACCGCAAACTGCTGATGCCGTTTATCAAGCATCGCGGCTATGCCTGGCTGCTGATCGGCGGGGTCGTGGTGCTGCTGCTGATCTCTGTGGCTATGCCGGCTTTGAATCTGGTCCCCCTGAAGATGCTGCCGTTTGATAACAAGAACGAGTTTCAGCTGGTCCTCGACCTGCCGGAGGGGGCGACCCTGGAAGAGACGGATGCGGCCGCGCGGGATCTGGAAGACTATCTGGCCACCGTCAATGAGGTGACCGACTTTGAAGCCTATGTCGGCACCGCCAGTGCCATTGATTTCAACGGCATGGTGCGCCATTACTATATGCGTCATGGCGCCAATCTGGCGGATATCAGGATCAATATCGCACCCAAGGGGAAGCGGGCGCAGCAGAGCCATGAAATTACCCTGCGGCTGCGTAACGACCTGACCGCCATAGCCAATCGGCACGGCGCCTTGCTCAAGATTGTCGAACTGCCGCCGGGACCGCCGGTTATTGCCACCCTGACCGCTGAGGTGTATGCGGATGACGGGATCGATTATGCCGGACAACTGGCGGCTACCGAACTGGTGCGTAAGCGCATGGCCACAGAGGATAAAGTTGTCGATGTTGACACCAGCATCGAAGCTGCCCAGCGGCAACTTCAGTTTGTGCCCGATCGCGATAAACTGGCCCTGGCCGGGCTGACCACCGCCGAACTGGCCAAGACTCTGCAGATCGCCTTGTCCGGAGCCCAAGTCGGTACACTTCATGTTGACAGTGAACGCAACCCGCTACCGATTCTGCTGCGCCTGCCGGTGGAGAAACGCTCTTCCACGGAAGTGCTCAATAATCTGCAGCTGCAAGGCCCCAATGGAAACCTGATCCACCTCTCCGAACTCGGTCATTTTGTCGAGCAGCGGCTGGAGCCGACCATCTATCATAAAAATCTGCGCCGGGTCAGTTATGTCTTCGGGGAGATGGCCGGCAAGAGCCCGGTCAATGCCATCCTTAACCTGCAACAGCATTTCAAGGAACACCCGCTGCCGCTGGGAACTTCGGTGGTCTGGAGCGGGGAAGGGGAGTGGAAGATCACCCTGGATGTGTTCCGCGATCTCGGCATTGCCTTCGGCGCAGCCATGGTCCTGATCTACCTGCTGCTGCTGGTGGAAACCGGATCCTATGTCATGCCGTTGATCATCATGGCGGCGATTCCGCTGACCATGATCGGCATCATGCCCGGCTTCTGGCTGCTCAACCTGGTTGCCGATCATCCGGTGGGCGGCTACGGGACGCCGGTGTTCTTCACGGCAACGGCGATGATCGGGATGATCGCCCTGGCCGGGATCGTCGTGCGGAATTCGATTATCCTCATCGACTTCATTCACCACGCCTTAAAAAGAGGGGTGCCTCTGGATGAAGCGCTGGTGGAGAGCGGCGCGGTGCGGCTGCGGCCGATCCTGCTGACCGCCGGAGCAGCTTTGCTGGGGAACTGGATCATCACCTTGGATCCGATTTTTTCCGGGTTGGCCTGGGCAATCATCTTCGGGGTGTTCGCCTCAACAGCCTTTACCCTGATTGTGATCCCGGTGGTCTATTGGTTGATTTACGGCAAGAAAACAAAACCTGACAATAATTTATAA